One Onthophagus taurus isolate NC chromosome 11, IU_Otau_3.0, whole genome shotgun sequence genomic window carries:
- the LOC139431787 gene encoding uncharacterized protein, with product MSKKLDKLILRRNTLLSRLSESMIAGRDLPDDPFEHDIFLQRAQDSEEIYKEFKLLHNQIIGLITDEDFETHDQIRKEADINFYTIKALVHKLNLVSQKLQIDLLLGAELVPKILTGGRVLGESSDPVAVDSVFGWIVMGRSSSSSGTSIATCLSTTESSLDHSIQRFWELESIPKEASLTTDEKQCERHFVENYKRTVSGRFVVSLPFKNDKQVLGHSYQIAVKRLTSLEFRLSKNSLMRKEYVQFMKDYLESGHMSAVPPPKTPLSEAYYIPHHCVMRTDSPSTKFRVVFDASMSTSNGKSLNDLLHVGPKLQQDISQILLLFRFSSPTIEEALNLQEELIALLKKGKFELRKWASNCPEILNLVSESDVQQPISLDYDEINYIKVLGLQWDPCTDEFRYSYSARTSSCTKRNILSDVARIYDPLGFLTPCTLKAKHFIQQLWQIKSDWDEIAPSLMASNWNKFKSQLELLSVIRLPRLMIPDNSSSLQLHVFCDASQVGYCAVAYLRSQYSSQVVSTSFVCAKSRVAPLKVISVPRLELCGATLLADLVKNVLEYLSPTIKIDSVTAWTDSQVVLNWINSEPCTWKVFIANRVSHIQEIVPSESWRYVPSLENPADCGSRGFYPGQLSTFDLWWKGPSWLIDDSNNWPANPIRNFIQEDILKEKRTITVNSTETQLSFFDHLLTKFSSLSKVKRIIAYMRRFITQIQRKRSSYSILLSPIELQSALYSIIKHVQHQHFPDVYQAILKNQLPKKPFHKLALFIDRDGLMRVGGRLKNSDMPFEQKHPLLLPSDSRLSEMIIEKTHQSFLHPGLRTLHCLLLQQFWIVSARKVIYRVLSKCIKCFRAKPRSYAPIMADLPKYRVSALKAFSVVGIDYAGPFLISMRRCRGTISVKGYVCIFVCSATKAIHLELVSDMSTEAFIASLRRFVSRRGRCELIFSDNGTNFVGANRRLEEMANTAKVKLGLNWQFNPPSAPHFNGLVEAGVKPGPFSLKVESSYQVATVATDGTGLLGPMEERISSYTPATSKMEFGPSEFTCGRFGSPEE from the exons ATGTCAAAGAAACTCGATAAACTGATCTTGCGTCGTAACACTCTTTTAAGCCGCCTTTCGGAATCGATGATAGCTGGTCGTGATCTTCCCGATGATCCTTTTGAACatgatatttttcttcaaagaGCCCAAGACTCTGAGGAGATCTACAAAGAATTCAAATTACTACACAATCAAATCATCGGTCTGATAACCGATGAAGACTTTGAAACTCACGATCAAATTCGTAAAGAAGCtgacattaatttttacacCATCAAAGCCCTCGTGCACAAATTAAATCtagtttctcaaaaact acaaatcgatttattattgGGTGCAGAATTGGTCCCGAAGATACTCACTGGTGGGCGTGTACTTGGGGAATCTAGTGATCCGGTTGCCGTTGATTCCGTCTTCGGGTGGATCGTGATGGGACGTTCAAGTTCCTCTTCTGGAACTTCCATAGCTACATGCTTATCGACAACGGAATCATCTCTCGATCATTCAATTCAACGCTTTTGGGAATTAGAATCAATTCCCAAAGAAGCTTCCTTAACCACAGATGAAAAACAATGCGAACGTCATTTTGTGGAAAATTATAAGCGTACTGTTTCTGGACGCTTTGTCGTGTCATTACcctttaaaaatgataaacaaGTTTTAGGTCACTCTTATCAAATTGCAGTAAAACGTCTTACCTCCTTAGAGTttcgtctttcaaaaaattcctTAATGCGTAAAGAGTACGTACAATTCATGAAAGATTATTTGGAGTCTGGTCATATGTCTGCTGTGCCGCCCCCTAAAACGCCGTTATCAGAAGCTTATTATATTCCCCATCATTGTGTCATGCGCACTGACAGTCCTTCTACAAAGTTTCGAGTTGTTTTCGACGCTTCTATGTCAACGTCCAATGGAAAATCTTTAAATGATCTCCTTCATGTAGGACCTAAACTACAACAGGACATTagtcaaattttattgttgttccgAT TTAGTAGTCCAACAATAGAAGAAGCACTAAATTTACAAGAAGAATTAAtagctttattaaaaaaggggAAGTTTGAACTCCGTAAATGGGCCAGTAACTGCCCTGAAATTCTAAATCTGGTTTCTGAGTCCGATGTCCAACAACCTATTTCGCTGGACTACGACGAAATCAATTATATAAAGGTTTTGGGTCTCCAATGGGATCCCTGTACAGATGAGTTTAGATATTCATATTCAGCTAGAACGTCAAGTTGCACAAAAAGAAACATCCTTTCTGATGTGGCACGGATTTATGACCCGCTTGGCTTTTTAACTCCCTGTACATTGAAGGCCAAACATTTTATTCAACAATTGTGGCAAATAAAAAGCGATTGGGATGAAATCGCCCCTTCATTGATGGCCTCAAattggaataaatttaaatctcaATTGGAACTATTATCTGTAATTCGTTTACCTCGATTAATGATCCCAGACAATTCTAGTTCTCTTCAACTTCACGTCTTTTGCGATGCTTCTCAGGTGGGCTACTGTGCAGTGGCGTATTTGCGTAGCCAATATTCCTCTCAAGTTGTCAGCACTTCCTTTGTTTGTGCCAAATCCCGCGTAGCCCCATTGAAAGTCATATCGGTTCCTCGCCTTGAGCTCTGCGGAGCTACTCTTTTAGCCGATCTGGTTAAGAATGTTCTTGAATATCTATCACctacaataaaaatagattctGTTACTGCTTGGACAGACTCTCAGGTAGTGCTAAATTGGATTAATTCCGAACCTTGTACATGGAAAGTGTTCATCGCAAATCGCGTCAGTCATATTCAAGAAATTGTTCCGTCGGAGTCATGGAGATATGTTCCGTCTCTCGAAAATCCTGCTGATTGTGGCTCGCGGGGATTTTATCCTGGTCAATTGTCAACATTTGATTTATGGTGGAAGGGTCCATCTTGGTTGATTGACGACAGCAACAATTGGCCTGCCAATCCAATTCGTAATTTTATTCAAGAAGATAtccttaaagaaaaaagaacgATTACAGTTAATTCTACTGAAACAcaactgtcattttttgatCATTTACTTACCAAATTTTCTTCCTTGTCAAAGGTTAAACGTATCATTGCCTACATGAGGCGGTTTATTACTCAAATTCAACGAAAAAGATCATCTTATTCCATATTATTATCTCCTATTGAACTTCAGAGTGCTCTCTATTCAATTATAAAACATGTACAACATCAACACTTTCCGGATGTATATCAAGccatcttaaaaaatcaattacctAAAAAACCATTCCATAAGCTGGCTCTATTTATTGACCGAGATGGATTGATGAGGGTGGGTGGACGCTTGAAGAATTCGGACATGCCATTTGAACAGAAACATCCTTTGTTACTTCCAAGTGACTCCCGATTGAGCGAAATGATAATTGAAAAAACCCATCAGTCATTTTTACATCCAGGACTTCGTACTTTACATTGCCTTCTTTTACAACAGTTTTGGATTGTTTCTGCGAGAAAGGTAATATATCGAGTATTATCAAAGTGTATTAAATGTTTTAGAGCCAAACCACGTTCTTATGCTCCAATAATGGCGGACTTACCAAAATACCGAGTTTCAGCACTTAAAGCCTTTTCGGTTGTTGGAATAGATTACGCTGGACCATTTCTTATATCCATGAGACGATGCCGGGGAACCATTTCCGTTAAAGGCTACGTGTGCATATTCGTCTGCTCGGCAACCAAGGCCATCCATCTCGAATTGGTATCGGATATGTCCACAGAGGCTTTCATTGCTTCCCTGAGACGTTTTGTGTCAAGACGGGGTCGCTGTGAGCTCATATTTAGCGACAATGGCACCAATTTTGTGGGGGCAAATCGTAGATTGGAAGAGATGGCGAATACAGCAAAGGTTAAATTGGGTCTTAATTGGCAATTCAACCCCCCATCAGCGCCACATTTTAATGGTTTGGTCGAGGCCGGAGTAAA ACCCGGACCTTTCTCACTTAAAGTTGAATCGTCTTACCAGGTGGCAACTGTTGCAACGGATGGTACAGGACTTTTGGGGCCGATGGAAGAACGAATATCTTCATACACTCCAGCAAcgtcaaaaatggaatttGGGCCTTCCGAATTTACGTGTGGGAGATTTGGTAGTCCTGAAGAATGA